The proteins below are encoded in one region of Silene latifolia isolate original U9 population chromosome 2, ASM4854445v1, whole genome shotgun sequence:
- the LOC141641432 gene encoding uncharacterized protein LOC141641432 → MGLIIDGTCDVCNNVPEDHRHLFYACTYSTACWQQLHQKLHITLPMDNLVNWFSTARVSKLQKRLIGACHVYLFYLIWKVRNEARIKSYVRRPEALVQMVLRDVKARFLRCNTSKMKQRDELWFQQLLWEVINAKEGIELKSGALECRRHEIFARWLAPPANWLALNIDGASKGNPGPAATEGLVRDSSGQILDAFAERLGERR, encoded by the exons ATGGGTCTCATAATTGATGGGACTTGTGATGTTTGTAATAATGTCCCTGAGGATCATAGACATCTGTTTTATGCTTGCACTTATAGTACAGCTTGCTGGCAACAATTACATCAGAAGCTGCATATTACTCTTCCTATGGACAACCTGGTGAACTGGTTCTCTACTGCAAGAGTGTCAAAACTGCAGAAAAGACTTATTGGAGCTTGCCATGTATATCTGTTCTATCTTATTTGGAAGGTACGGAATGAAGCTAGAATCAAATCTTATGTTCGAAGACCGGAGGCTTTAGTTCAGATGGTTCTGAGAGATGTGAAAGCAAGATTTCTTCGCTGTAATACGAGCAAGATGAAGCAAAGAGATGAGCTATGGTTTCaacaatt ATTATGGGAAGTTATTAATGCTAAGGAAGGTATAGAATTAAAATCTGGAGCTTTGGAATGTAGAAGACATGAAATTTTTGCTAGATGGCTGGCTCCTCCGGCTAATTGGCTGGCACTGAATATAGATGGGGCTTCGAAAGGTAATCCGGGTCCAGCTGCGACCGAGGGACTAGTTCGAGATTCCTCAGGTCAGATTCTTGATGCATTTGCGGAGAGGCTTGGTGAGCGACGATAA